The following is a genomic window from Rhizobium sp. NRK18.
TTTGCCGGCGGCCGCCAGCCGTTCCTGCTGCCGCCGCTCGAAGTCGCGCGGGTCGGGCAGGGACTGGGTCTGATCGCATCGACCTATCCCTATGAAATGCATGAACTGGCCGCCGCCGTCATCCATGAGTTCGACGCCTACCGCGCCCCGCTCAGCGATGTCGAGATCGAGCGGCGCAACCCCGATATCCTCAACGCCGCCGAATTTGCCAATCTCCATCGCTGGGGCCATCCGCATGTGATGGACGAATACCGGTTCCACATGATGCTGACGGGTGCGCTCAACGTGTCCGAACTGGAGCGTTTCGAGCGCGCCCTGAACCGGTTCTTTGCGCCGGCCCTCGAAACACCGCTGGAAGTGGCAAATCTGGCGCTGATGATCGAGGAGGAGCAGGGCGCTCCGTTCCACGTGCACTCGCTGCATCCGCTTGGTCCCGTGTCGCAGAAAAAGAGGGCGTAGAACGCACCGCTTTTTGGCTTCGCGCCCTCGACAATCCAATCGCACCTGATAATTTTTGACCGACTGGAAAAAAGGTGCGTCGATGGACATAGACAATTATCCCCGCGATCTCGTCGGCTATGGCCGCCAATCTCCCGACCCGAAATGGCCGGGCGATGCGCGGATCGCGGTGCAGTTCGTGGTCAATTACGAAGAGGGCGGCGAAAGCTCGATCCTGGATGGCGATCCGGGGTCGGAATCGCTGCTGTCGGAAATCGTCGGCGCGCAGTCCTGGCCGGGGCAGCGCAACCTCAACATGGAATCGATCTACGAATACGGTTCGCGCGCCGGCTTCTGGCGTCTCTATCGCATGTTCACGAGCCTGAATGTCCCAGTGACCGTCTACGGCGTCACGCTTGCCATGGCGCGCAATCCGGAAGCGGTTGCGGCGATGAAGGAAGCCGGCTGGGAGATCGCCAGCCACGGTTATCGCTGGCTCGAATACAAGGACTTCCCGATCGAGAAGGAACGCGAGCACATTCTCGAAGCTGTGCGGCTGCACAAGGAACTGACCGGATCGCACCCGCTCGGCATGTATCAGGGCAAGCCGTCCGACAATACGCTGAAGCTTGTGATGGAGGAGGGCGGGTTCCTCTATTCGAGCGATTCCTATGCCGACGATCTGCCCTATTGGGTGCCGGGTCTCGACGGCAAGCCGTTCCTGATCATTCCCTACACGCTCGAAACCAACGACATGCGTTTCGCCACGCCGCAGGGCTTCAACGCCGGTGACCAGTTCTTCAACTACCTGAAGGACGCCTTCGACGTGCTCTATCAGGAGGGCAAGGAGGGGCAGGCGAAGATGATGAATGTCGGCCTGCACTGCCGTCTCGTCGGCCGCCCGGGCCGTGCCGCCGCGCTGAAGCGCTTCGTCGAATATGTGCTGTCCCACGAGAAGGTGTGGATCCCCAAGCGGATCGAGATCGCCCATCACTGGCACGAGCACCACAAGCCGCAGATCATGTGATGATGGACAGACAGGAATTCGTCGCCCGCTTCGGCGGCATATTCGAGCATTCGCACTGGGTCGCCGAGCGGGCCTATGATGCGGGCCTCCGGGAGCCGCTTTCGGCGGAAGGCGTTCATGCCGCCCTATGCGACGCCTTTCGCGCGGCGAGCGACGAGGAGAAGCTGGGCGTGCTTCGCGCTCACCCGGATCTCGCCGGCAAACTCGCGATTGCCGGCAAGCTGACCGAGGACAGCCGCAAGGAGCAGGCCGGCGCCGGTCTCGACCAGTTGACGGCCGCGGAGCATGCGCGCTTTACGGAGCTCAATGCGGCCTATGTCGCGAAGTTCGGCTTTCCTTTCATCATTGCCGTGAAGGGCCTCTTCAAGGATGCCATTCTGGCGGCGTTCGAGACACGCATTCATCACGAGCGCGGCGAGGAACTGGAAACGGCGTGCGCACAGGTGGAGAAGATCGCGCGGCTGCGGCTCGAAGCCCTGTTTTCGGAGAATGCCCCATGATTGACGTCGTTGACGTGCTGCGCTTGCGGCTGATGGATTGCTCATGATGAGCCGCGTGCTGTCGATAAGGCCGCTGACCAAGGCGGCCTTTGCCCCCTTTGGCGATGTGCTGGAGGCCGATCCGCAGACCATGCGGCTGATCAATGGCGGCACGACGGAGCGCTTTCATGCGCTCGCCACCGCCGAAGCCGAAGGCGAGGGGGCTTCGGTCATCCTCAACATCTTCCGCGGGCAGGCGCGCAGCTTTCCTTACGCTGTCGACATGATGGAACGGCACCCGTTCGGCAGCCAGTCGTTCACGCCGCTTTCCGGCCGGCCTTTTCTGGTGATCGTTTCGACGGACGAGGACGGACATCCCGGCGAGCCGCAGGTGTTCCTCGCCGAGGCTCACCAGGGCGTCAATTATCGCCGCAATGTCTGGCACCATCCGTTGATGGCGATCGGCGAGGCGTCCGACTTCCTGGTTGTCGATCGCGCCGGGCCGGGCAACAATCTCGAGGAATTCTTCTTCGACACACCCTTCACGATCACGGAGCCGAAGCCATGACCGGTCTTACCACGCACGTCCTCGACGCCGCCCGCGGCACGCCCGCCGAAGGGCTGGTCATCGATCTCTTCCGGCTCGACGGAAAGACCCCGGTGCTGATCAAGACGGTGGTGACGAATGCCGATGGCCGCGTCGATGGCGGTTCGCTGCTGCAGGGCGACGATTTCGCCGCCGGCCGCTACGAACTCCTGTTTCATGCCGGCGATTATCTGAAGGTGAAGGGCGTGGCGCTTGCCGATCCGCCGTTCCTCGACGACATCCCGATCCGCTTCGGCATTGCCGATACGACGGCGCATTATCACGTGCCGCTGCTTCTCTCGCCTTACAGTTATTCCACCTATCGCGGCAGCTGAGCGGTGCGTTTCGCCGCGATCGCCGACATTCACGGCAATCTCGAAGCGCTGGAAGCTGTGCTCGCCGATATTGCGCGGTTGGGGGTGCGCGATATCGTCAATCTGGGGGATTGCGTCTCCGGACCACTCTGGCCGGCGGAGGTGGCGGACCGGCTGATCGCCCTCGACCTGCCGACGGTGCGCGGCAATCACGACCGTTATCTCGTCGAACAGATGCCGGAGGAGATGGGGCGGACCGATCGCTATGCCCGCGACCGGTTGATCCCTGCGCATCTTGAATGGCTGGCAAGCCTTCCATTCGATCGCGTCTGGCGGGACGCAGTCTATCTCTGTCATGCCATGCCGAGCGACGACAACACCTACTGGCTGGAAACCGTCTCGCCCGAGGGCGTGATGCATCAGCGCCCGATCGATGAGGTCGAGGCAATGGCCGCAGGTGTGGCGTTTGAACTGATCCTCTGCGGACACACCCACACGCCGCGAACGGTCCGGCTTCGCGACGGCCGGCTGATCGTCAATCCGGGCAGCGTCGGCTGTCCCGGCTACGAGGATGATCAGCCTTATCCGCACAGCTTGCAGGCGGGCAATCCGCTGGCAAGCTACGCAATTCTCGAGAAGGACAACGGGGGCTGGTCGGTCACCTTCCGGCAGGTGCGCTATGATTGCGAGGCCGCAGCCGGGCTGGCACGCGAGAACGGCCGGCACGAGTGGGCGTCGGCGCTGGCGACCGGTTGGCTGCGCTAGAAACGACTGCAATTTCTGGAGTGTTCATGTGCGGGAAACCGCGCTGCAGTACATCCGTGCTAGCGCGGTTTCCCTCGACTGCATTCGTAAATGCAGGATCTGTATGTGAAGATACTGCCGAGTGGTTAACGTAAAGTAAAGAAGAAATTTTCTTTCCGGTAAATTTTTCTTCCCGCTCGAATTTTACTCCGCTGTGCCCGTCAGGGAATGAGAATGGCGCTGCCGCTCGTGCGTCCGGCCTCAAGGTCGCGATGAGCCTGGGCGACGTCGGCAAGGGCATATTCCTGACCTTCGCCTGGTGCCATGCCGGCTGCAAGATGGTGGATCACGCGATCGGCGGCCTTGCGGTATCGTGCCGTGTCGGAGATGTAGAACATCACGCTCGGCCGGGCGAAGGCAATGGCACGCGGTGCGGCAATGTCGGCGCCGATCGTGGACGGCACCGGCCCGACGATCTGGCCGATATTGACCGCCATGCCGAACGGGCGCACGCAGTCCAGCACCTTGATCAGCGCGTCGCCGCCAAGCCCCTCATAGGCGACATCGACGCCGCGACCGTCCGTCCGCGCCTTGACCTCCTTGCCGAGATCGGCGTTACGCCCGACGATCACGTGGTCGGCACCATGGCGGCGGGCAATCTCCGCCTTCTCGTCCGAGCTGACGGCGCCGATGACGGTGGCGCCGAAATGCTTGGCCCAGCGGACGATGGTCGAGCCGGCGCCGCCGGCGGCCGCCTGGACGAAGACGGTGGTGTTGTCGCCAACCGGATAAACTTCCTTCAGGAGCATATAGGCGGTGAGGCTCTTCAGCATTGATGCGGCGGCGACCTTCGCCGACACGCTGTCGGGCAGCCGCAAGGCGCGTTCGGCGGGCAGCAGCCGGGTTGCAGCGTAGGCGCCGACGGGTGCGCCGGCATAGGTGACGCGGTCCCCGGGCTTCAGGTCGGTCACCGCGCTGCCGACGGCCTCGACCACGCCGGCGCCTTCGACGCCGAGCACGGCCGGATAGCTCGGAAGCTTGTAGAGGCCGACGCGATGATAGATGTCGACGAAATTGAGCCCGATCGCCTCCTGGCGGATGCGGATTTCCTGCGGGCCGGGATCTGCCGGCGACTGATCCTCGATGACGAAGTTTTCGGGGCCACCGGTCTCGGTGAGTTTCACGACTTTGGTCATGCTGCATCTCCTGTGTCTGGACAGGAGTTTGGCGCACGCTATTCTGATTGAAAATTCCCGATATATGCGCATTGGATGTGAGGAAATTAACGGATATGGACTGGGAAAACCTGCGCATCTTTGCGCTGCTTGCCAAAGAAGGCACGCTGTCAGCGGCGGGCAGGGCGGCCGGGGTCGAGCATGCGACGGTGGCGCGGCGGGTGGCTGCGCTTGAGGCCGAGCTCGGCCTCAAGCTCGTCGATCGGCGCGGACGCCACCTGTCGCTGACGGTGGAGGGACAACGCATTGCAGCGCTGGCCGAGCGCATGGAGGAGGGGGCGATCGCAATCGAGCGGGCAGCGGTCGGTGGCCGTTCGGAGATAGCGGGCGAGGTCGTCATCAGCGCTCCGCCGGGTTACGGCACCAAGGTGCTCGGCCCCCGGTTTCTGGCGTTGCGCCAGCGGCATCCACAGTTGCGGCTCACCATTCTCGGCGAAAAGCGCGATGCCTCGCTGGCGCGGCGCGAGGCCGATATTGCGATCCGCATGACCCGACCGGTGGAAGGCGAGTTGACGATTACCAAGATCGACGACGTGACGTTTTCTCTCTACGCTGCGCATGGCTACACGCGGCAGACGCCGGAGGCGGACTGGACCTTCATTGGCTATGACCGGGAGATGGAGAATTCGCCGCAATACCGGTTGCTGCTGGAATTTGCTGCCGGTCGCCCGGTTTCCTTCCGGTCTTCCGTTCTAGACCTTCAGTTGATGGCGGCCTGCAGCGGGTCCGGCATCGCCATCCTGCCGGATTTCATGGTCGGCCCCGATTTGGGCCTTGAGGTCGTCGAAAGCCGGCTGCCGCCGCTGACCCGCGAGGTCTGGCTCGTCGTGCACCCCGATATCCGTCAGGCCCCGGCGATCCGGGCGGTGATCGACGCGGTTTCGGCGGGGTAGGGGAGTGGCCGAGCAAACCTCAGCGATAATTGCCCCTCATCCGCCCTGCCGGGCACCTTCTCCCCGCTCGCGGGGAGAAGGGACTGTGCAGAAGCGCCGCGGCTTCGTCCCCTCTCCCCGCGAGCGGGGAGAGGGTCAGGGTGAGGGGCAATTTACAAGAAAGGTCAGGTCAAGAACTCACAGAACGCTCTTGGCAGGACGGCCGGCGATGTAGGTCTCGGCGATCGTGCGGTCGTCGCCCATGGTCTGCATGAGGAAGAGTTCTTCCGTCAGCGTCCGGTTGACCTCCTGCTTCAGCGCCATGGCCGGTGTGGCCGAGGCGTCGAGCACGACGAGGTCGGCGATGGTGCCGGGGTCGAGCGTGCCGATTTCGTCCGCCATGGAGAGCGCCTCGGCATTGCCGAGCGTCATCAGGTAGAAGCTTTCGAGCGGGTTCAGCCGTTCGCCGAGCAATTGCTGGATCTTGTAGGCTTCGTCGAGCGTGCGCAGCATGGAATAGCTGGAGCCGCCGCCAATGTCCGTTGCGACCGCAACGCGGACCGGCTTGTCGCGGCGCTGATAGGTCTTCATCGGGAAAAGGCCGGAGCCGAGAAAGAGGTTTGAGG
Proteins encoded in this region:
- a CDS encoding DUF1045 domain-containing protein is translated as MRYSIVFTPPPRHQLAEAAALWLGRDAFAGHLYEPHGIGGLGIHEIAFHTALPRRAGFHAMLQAPFRLKEDANPASLLKHMMTFAGGRQPFLLPPLEVARVGQGLGLIASTYPYEMHELAAAVIHEFDAYRAPLSDVEIERRNPDILNAAEFANLHRWGHPHVMDEYRFHMMLTGALNVSELERFERALNRFFAPALETPLEVANLALMIEEEQGAPFHVHSLHPLGPVSQKKRA
- the puuE gene encoding allantoinase PuuE codes for the protein MDIDNYPRDLVGYGRQSPDPKWPGDARIAVQFVVNYEEGGESSILDGDPGSESLLSEIVGAQSWPGQRNLNMESIYEYGSRAGFWRLYRMFTSLNVPVTVYGVTLAMARNPEAVAAMKEAGWEIASHGYRWLEYKDFPIEKEREHILEAVRLHKELTGSHPLGMYQGKPSDNTLKLVMEEGGFLYSSDSYADDLPYWVPGLDGKPFLIIPYTLETNDMRFATPQGFNAGDQFFNYLKDAFDVLYQEGKEGQAKMMNVGLHCRLVGRPGRAAALKRFVEYVLSHEKVWIPKRIEIAHHWHEHHKPQIM
- the uraD gene encoding 2-oxo-4-hydroxy-4-carboxy-5-ureidoimidazoline decarboxylase, encoding MMDRQEFVARFGGIFEHSHWVAERAYDAGLREPLSAEGVHAALCDAFRAASDEEKLGVLRAHPDLAGKLAIAGKLTEDSRKEQAGAGLDQLTAAEHARFTELNAAYVAKFGFPFIIAVKGLFKDAILAAFETRIHHERGEELETACAQVEKIARLRLEALFSENAP
- a CDS encoding ureidoglycolate lyase; translated protein: MSRVLSIRPLTKAAFAPFGDVLEADPQTMRLINGGTTERFHALATAEAEGEGASVILNIFRGQARSFPYAVDMMERHPFGSQSFTPLSGRPFLVIVSTDEDGHPGEPQVFLAEAHQGVNYRRNVWHHPLMAIGEASDFLVVDRAGPGNNLEEFFFDTPFTITEPKP
- the uraH gene encoding hydroxyisourate hydrolase produces the protein MTGLTTHVLDAARGTPAEGLVIDLFRLDGKTPVLIKTVVTNADGRVDGGSLLQGDDFAAGRYELLFHAGDYLKVKGVALADPPFLDDIPIRFGIADTTAHYHVPLLLSPYSYSTYRGS
- a CDS encoding metallophosphoesterase family protein; translated protein: MRFAAIADIHGNLEALEAVLADIARLGVRDIVNLGDCVSGPLWPAEVADRLIALDLPTVRGNHDRYLVEQMPEEMGRTDRYARDRLIPAHLEWLASLPFDRVWRDAVYLCHAMPSDDNTYWLETVSPEGVMHQRPIDEVEAMAAGVAFELILCGHTHTPRTVRLRDGRLIVNPGSVGCPGYEDDQPYPHSLQAGNPLASYAILEKDNGGWSVTFRQVRYDCEAAAGLARENGRHEWASALATGWLR
- a CDS encoding quinone oxidoreductase family protein, whose translation is MTKVVKLTETGGPENFVIEDQSPADPGPQEIRIRQEAIGLNFVDIYHRVGLYKLPSYPAVLGVEGAGVVEAVGSAVTDLKPGDRVTYAGAPVGAYAATRLLPAERALRLPDSVSAKVAAASMLKSLTAYMLLKEVYPVGDNTTVFVQAAAGGAGSTIVRWAKHFGATVIGAVSSDEKAEIARRHGADHVIVGRNADLGKEVKARTDGRGVDVAYEGLGGDALIKVLDCVRPFGMAVNIGQIVGPVPSTIGADIAAPRAIAFARPSVMFYISDTARYRKAADRVIHHLAAGMAPGEGQEYALADVAQAHRDLEAGRTSGSAILIP
- a CDS encoding LysR family transcriptional regulator, with protein sequence MDWENLRIFALLAKEGTLSAAGRAAGVEHATVARRVAALEAELGLKLVDRRGRHLSLTVEGQRIAALAERMEEGAIAIERAAVGGRSEIAGEVVISAPPGYGTKVLGPRFLALRQRHPQLRLTILGEKRDASLARREADIAIRMTRPVEGELTITKIDDVTFSLYAAHGYTRQTPEADWTFIGYDREMENSPQYRLLLEFAAGRPVSFRSSVLDLQLMAACSGSGIAILPDFMVGPDLGLEVVESRLPPLTREVWLVVHPDIRQAPAIRAVIDAVSAG